The segment TGAGAGTTTATATTTTGATACAAAAGTTTTTGGCGTATAGTCgtaaaagaaaagaaggtaAATACTTATCGGTATCTATAAACTAattcatttattatatattatcaagtgatttaacatgataaaaaaaatacattattaatgaattatagTGAAATAATAGAGTGTATTAAAAGGCAAAGGCACAGGGCGAGGCGTTTTATACGGTATAGAGCGATGCATAAATCTCGAGAAATGATAAGTCTCATGGATTTACGGAGCGTAGTCTCATGTGTGTTCAGTAGTtttattactaaaaaataaacaaaagtaaACCTTTTCAtgattcatgatttttattttgagataagtattgataataaataatatagaaaaaagtaGAATAATTAGTAAATCATTacaccaataataaaaatatgatttaaagcaaaaaaaaattttaaaaataaattaaaaatacctGGATATACGTTTTTACACCCATGACTTACGCCTTAAATTTTAATACTTACACCTTATAAATCTATGTCGTTAATTTATGTCtcagaatattttttatatgctCGCTTCAGGACTCACGCAAAATTGTTTCTCGAAACATAGTGTACTAATTTGACACTGAACCACTATTATTGAACTTAGAGCCCAGTCCACTTTCTGCACCATCATGGAAAATCAGGCCCAATGCCAGCCATAAGTTCTTGGCCCATACAAGTCTATTTATTGGGCCTAATGCCAGCCATGAGTTCTTCGACCGTAcaagtcttctttttttttttgttatgtttgatatctattgaaaaaatattatcttaaaattatttttattgtaaaattAAGGAGGTAGCAGGAGTTACGGTTAATTATAGCTGAATTTGTGGACATTTACATAGATATATTTACAATATTGTGTATAATTTCAAATAACATTATCGAAGATAGAATGTGGTGTGGTGAAAATAGAAATGAACATGAGATGTGTTAGAAAATACAGTTAATATGAAATGATGCTTGAGAAATTTTTCTCTACTTCTACTATAGAAGTCGTATTTCTCTACTTTaagaaacttaaaaaatattctccaaaaattttgactaaactAAACCTGAGAAAGTTGAAATCTTTTCTATACCAAACACATCTTTTTTTCTAAACGAGCGAAACTCCAATCACCTTCAAGTCCAAATCAAATTGTTTCAAATactatttcatttcattaaaaGAAGTCATTAATTAACTTTATCGGGATCagcttttctattttttgtattGGTGGAATGGTTAGAGAGGTTTTTGTACTTGGTTCCATTTGTCAGTTGAACTCTTATACTCACTATTTCATCAACTGAATCCTTAAACTTACTAAAACATAATATCTTAAACACATCTAACCATTAACTTAGCTTATGTAGCAATAATATTACTGAATACCTTATGCTTGCATACGTGACGCTACCATAAattagatttccttttcaattttatttatttacaaaactAGTCTTTCCATCTCATGAAAAGTTCTCGCCCCTCCCTCGCCCACACCTTTTTTTCTTCCTTCAGCCCCCCACCCTCTACTTCTTCCTACAGCCCCGCACCACACCACCCTACACCAcccccttcttcttcttcactcaCGCCCCCACCCCTCAACCCACCCAACCAAATCTCTTTATCCCAAactattttagtttctttaatttttgtaattcaaattcttctttataaaTCTTAGTCGATTTATACACTTTTAAAATTTAGGTTTTCggatattatttttgaaattgaaatttaggtaatatttaattttttatgtggcattcaaaatgacatgaaatttcataaaatgatGTAGAATTTTATGAATAAGCGATTGTGCTACACTCACACCTATAATAAGAAAGGGGCTTACGGTATTGCATTAtatatccatttttttttaaaaatacaataaatcaaaCATTCGCAAAATCAAGCCATATGTCTTAGACGATAATCCAATAATTATTAACTTATGTATTACAATTCACAATTTATACCTTATAATAGGAACTTTGTCCATGAACCTACTATAATATGGTCGAATCCTCTGCAAACTATGTATTATATGTTTACCGAAAATCCAACACaaatataataacattttattgaaaaattcgAGCAACATAGCTGTGATCTATATCGCAAGATTTCTTAATTTCATTAGAAAGGTGAGAGCTTTTTCCTATTGTAGAAGTTTCCTGACGGGCCTCCTTGAGGTAAAAGAGCAAGCCAAACAGGACTTTGAGCACCCTCTTCAACAGTCAATATGCCACAATTGTAACATAAATCAGTTTTTACATAACCTGGACAAACACAATTTATGAGAAAATTTGGGTATTTTTTAGCCAATATTCTTGTGTAACCATTTAATGCTGCTTTTGATAGTGTATAAGCAGATATTGTTAGAGGCCAATTTTTGCTTTCTAACAAATCCTCTTTGAAATCTTTGAGAAAAACATTCAAAACCTCATCCACATTGTCTTCTGTTAGATTGTCACAATCATTCAAGACTCCTATAGCCCATTCATTGCGTACATGCTAAAACAAAACATCGTGTCAGTTACTAgactaaaaatagatattcataatataaggattagataaaatatttacgTACTTGGAGCTTTCCAGTAGAGGAGGAAACATTGACAATACGTGGTGAATCAGATAATTGAAGTAGAGGTAGTAATTCTTGTATCATCCATTTTGCACCATAGTAATTTGTTTTTATGCATTCTTCACCTATATCAATAGTTTGAGTGGCTACTTTCATCTTCTCAATGAATAAATTTTGCTACAACATGACCAATACAAcattatttcatttcaaatgtactcaaaaaaatttacacaaccataaaattgatttttttttttgaagaaagtgaaagcttgaaaaattgataatataaaCGAACGAAAGAATGGACGCGATGACAAGAGGGCGCGAGTTTGAGTTATATGtaagagaataaaaaattagGGGCTCGTAGggcgaaaaaaaaaaaagagaaatccATGTGATATATAGTGACTTACTTGTGGGTTTATAATGAAATCTTTATTAAAAAGCACTCCACGAATTGCCGCATTATTCACCTGTTTATATGTTATTTAGAAATTAGTAATGATTTGTTATATTTGCATCACGTAGTACGGTTGAGCAAATTCATGAATCTATTAAGCAAAACACAAAGTTATAAAGAAAATTGagattaattttgattaatgcATAAAGCTTGATTAAAGAAACCTTTTTCGGTTTTTTTCATATTCGAGTggtcaaataattttaaaaacattttctatgcaggaaaaaaagaaaaaagaaggcgTCACTATTAttgaataattaagaaaataattgtcAAGAAACACAAGTGGTTGTTAATTGAGACAAATGACAGCCATAAGTTCATAGGACCACCGCACAAGTCTTAGTGgcaatgttttatattttttgttcgGTATCTagcaaaaaaagaatattacatCAGAAGTATTTGCatataattttaagataaatatTATGGGAGATGAGTATGATGCGATGAAAAGGAGAGGACTTGAGGTGTgtttgaatgttgaaatgacaCCTGTACCTCCGGTAGGGGAGTTTTACGGattcttttaagaaaatgtttttcaaaaattttgacaTGAATTTTTCGTTTTGTGCCAAAATCAAATTGTTTCAAATGAATACAGTTCAATAGGCGGTGCTGCTGAGAGAAAGTATCAGCTTTTATTCAGGGATAACAAATACATCTCCTATTCCTCAATTTAAAGGTTACATATGCATTCATGAGATAAACAAGAATGACttacaacaaaaaaatgaaatatctcTTTCGTGGTTCAGCAACATTTGTCCTTGTAATTGTACACCTAATACAGTCaagtttgtgaaattttttgacCTTTACAGGCAATTTGGAGCACCAGAACATACTCCACTTCTCGTGGACCTGTGATCTCAACCCAGGAAGTGCTTCACTATTCGTGAACAAGACAGGATACCACATATTTTCTCGatatacattttcttatttaactTGTTTGGAAATTTAAGATGTTCGAAAATTGATTTATATCGccgcgggtcaaaattgggtgtcaacacaaATACAATGAGAACTTATCACACGGTGTAATATAACACCAAAAGATTGAAGAGAAGACACCATATCAGAATTAAAATTTATGCATTAGGATTGTAACATATATAGCCAAAAAGAACATAcacaatgaaattaattttatactatgacagaaaatcaaagaaatataaaaaaatattatgaacaaCATATATCAAAATTGTAGTCcaccttactttttttttctattaatataccgacatattatttaaatataacaaaaaatcattgaatatagaagaaagaataatataattaacaaaactAAAACGGAAGGTGACAAGGAAAAATTGTTAGCTAAATTGTGACTTACTCTTTCAATAATACATTCATCGAAATGTCAAAATAGCACTTCCAAATGTATTAGAACCATATTGTACCATCATATAGTTTCATGCAATAGAGAAGACCAAAAAATTTTCGAAAAAAGAGTTGGAATATGAATTCTTATACTTTTGAATGCTCTTGATTTGTgttgttattttctttctccATGTCTTAAATATCTCTACATTTTAATAGTATGtggaagatgaaaataattcaagtTAATTAGAAAGGATAAAGTAACATATGAAAGTTCAAAAGAGTCATCTTTTCATTTACCATATTCATTGTAATTAATGTAAGTTAAGTAGTGCcttcaaaatttaaagctaaAAAAAACCTTTCAACTTCAGTAATTAAGTGATGCATGAATAAATAGGAGTAATAGAAAGACTTAAAGAAAATCTCATCCTTTGTTTTACTAATTGAATGTGTCATTGATtggataaattaaaactttctcCCTAACTTTAAAtacttaagaaaattaaatagaaggatatgatacatacatatcattgtgtaattaaaatatttatatttaattatataataaattaaattttaagtaattcaacttttcactATAGAGCttctcacttataataataatatatgatgatgttattgatTATTACACTTATTATAAGAATTCTATTTGTACACAAACTTcacaaagaaaatcaaatagttGATAAACTTAAAAACTCTCTTACACTTATAATTACCCACTACACAAACCTTCACATTTCATCTCAAAAAATTTGTTTACTTActaaagatgatgatgatggccAATATAAATAGCATTGTTATTTTTGTGatatacattttcttatttatgatCAACTTAAATTTTGCAAATGGTACTAGTAGACAACTCAATAGGTTATATCCAATATGTATTCGTCCTCATCCATGGCCATTTGTTCGTCCTCCTAACTTTCATCCTCATTCATGCTCACTCCTTCATCGATTCACCCTTGCCCGCCGCCGCGCGCTGGATTTCATCCTAACTTTCGTTGCAAGAAGGAGGAATTAAGAATATTCACTAATGAAAACCAAGTGTGGGATCAATATCTCATTGATCACATATTTGTTTCTATCGTACTTGTTAGTTTCTATCAATTTCCAATTAATAACTAGCTTCGTTTTGTAGGAATGGAATCGTTTGATTCGacttattatgaaataaaatttgaatttttatttttgtatgaacTGTTATTCACTTTCTCGAAcacttttctctttttaaatctaattctacataaaattaaaatttatatatgaaaaaatattttttaacttgcAACTATTCTTATgtcaatataattaaaaagatattttacaATGCAATCATAAGTtgagttattttctttaatagtTATCTAGAAAatgttaattttgatattttaaatgtgaAGCTAAAAGTTTGTAATAGtgaaatattttagaattttaaattaaactattcaatttttatacttataaataatttttttaaaattaacatcTAAGATAATCTATTAAAAATAGGCTAACATCTTGTTAAACTAAATTGCTATAAATAATCCTCaatatgattataaataataatattatattaatactacattaaaaacaacaattactaaagaaaaaataaaataataaataatagcaACTTGTGTacaaacataattaataaatgcataattaataaataagagCAAGTTTTgtataaacaagaaaaaaatggaaaaggtTATGGCTCCAATGAATTAAAACTTTGTGATTAGGAGAAATGTTCAGACAATACAAATTACTTCCGAAATGATCAAAGTATTTATCGAACGATTTTGATTaactttatgaaatgattttgattttgtatcGAACGACAAATCGGAGTGAGATTCCTAGTGTATTTCCTCCATACAGAATTTAAGTGTAACAACTTTATATTGAGGAAGTTCAGTTTGAGGATTGTTTCTGGAAAGATTTTATGGTGATAATATCATGACATAAAATAGAGGGCTCCCGAACCTCTCCATGGTCGATTCATACAAAAGGAAATATAGAGGGCTCCCGAACCTCTCCATGGTCGATTCATACAAAAGGAAATATAGTACGatttgatgatgataattagTGTAATCTATGCAAAATTCGTCATAGTtgctcattatttttttcattctttaattatttagatgtcagtttttttttaatcgttTAAAACATTATTCGTTTGGTTAATagtttaatttcataaatgagatttatctttaaaaaaaattaaatgtaaatgcaaagacaattttaaatttcttttcttactCAGTTCCGCTACgttgttttgtttgatttatatCCTTCTGtctaaattttaattctatTGAATAAATGGTTAAAAAACCACTAAAAatgtattactattatttttatgtttacactgttcttgtttttaattttattgaataaatgGTAAACAAGCCAacaaaaatgtcttttttttatgtCTACATCACTACTTACAAAAATGTCTttcactttcatttttttatagttattatatttaataattattgttcTTGAATCCAAATAATTATGtgttcaattaaatatataagcATGCTAACTATTATAAAAATTGTGTatcttaattaaaattcttttaatggtgatttataaaatagaaatataaggAATTTTAAATTCTCAATTTGTTGGTGAGCTTTGATTCTCCACATCTCccattttcaatttaaaaaataaaaagaatagaaatTATAAACACAACTATGCAGCCACACGTTTATaacttttttagaaagaaattaGTGGATAAATATACTACATAACAtcgttttatatatatagttataaaaTTAGTGGACACCTTTATTGCTTATTTTCTTCAGCATACAACATTGTTGCATGCacaacatttattttttctttacaatATGATGTATAATATTTGATGTTGTCCTTAAATCTATTGGGGCCGAAAACTCGACTGCTTAGTGAAATTATCAAAGAGATTTGgaatgagaattttttttttcaaggaaCACCATTAaagatttatataaaattttaaacaacaCGTTAAGGAAATTAAATAGAAcaatattttacttcatttactGAATCTTTATGTAAGCAATTATTGGAAAATTCTTTCAATATTAACACCATACtacatgtttattttatttcataaaaaattattacaaatatagataatgatcatttaattattttcagaAATTCCTTAGCAATTTTTCCGTTTGCACCCTTGGGATAAAATCCACCGGGCACATGTTCATCTCCAGAACCATATACGATCCTTAGAATCTCAGCTGGAGTTCTTTTGTAGGAAAGTGAACCAAAATC is part of the Solanum lycopersicum chromosome 1, SLM_r2.1 genome and harbors:
- the LOC101268235 gene encoding (+)-neomenthol dehydrogenase-like, translating into MWYPVLFTNSEALPGLRSQVHEKWSMFWCSKLPVKVNNAAIRGVLFNKDFIINPQQNLFIEKMKVATQTIDIGEECIKTNYYGAKWMIQELLPLLQLSDSPRIVNVSSSTGKLQHVRNEWAIGVLNDCDNLTEDNVDEVLNVFLKDFKEDLLESKNWPLTISAYTLSKAALNGYTRILAKKYPNFLINCVCPGYVKTDLCYNCGILTVEEGAQSPVWLALLPQGGPSGNFYNRKKLSPF